The Penaeus monodon isolate SGIC_2016 unplaced genomic scaffold, NSTDA_Pmon_1 PmonScaffold_8983, whole genome shotgun sequence genome includes a region encoding these proteins:
- the LOC119571991 gene encoding general transcription factor II-I repeat domain-containing protein 2-like, with amino-acid sequence MLQGCTKVVTQYYDSICEFKLKLSLWETQLAGGDAAHFPCLKDRECSDLPVNIQLEIIDLQCDSDLKGKFAAAGLDTFYQHLLPGYPSLTALVAKVLCMFGITYLCKQVFSVMNINKTKLRSRLTHKHLNDILKLAATQDVMPNIDALVKAKRCQVSGVK; translated from the exons ATGCTGCAAGGGTGCACCAAAGTTGTCACGCAGTACTATGACAGCATATGTGAGTTCAAATTGAAGCTGTCATTGTGGGAGACACAACTCGCGGGTGGTGATGCTGCTCACTTTCCTTGTCTGAAAGAT CGTGAATGCTCTGATCTGCCCGTCAACATCCAACTAGAAATAATAGACTTGCAGTGTGACTCAGATTTGAAGGGCAAGTTTGCGGCAGCTGGCTTGGACACGTTTTACCAGCATCTCTTGCCAGGTTACCCCAGCTTGACAGCCCTTGTTGCAAAAGTGTTGTGCATGTTTGGAATCACATATCTTTGTAAGCAAGTATTCTCTGTaatgaacatcaacaaaacaaagcTGCGCTCAAGGCTCACGCACAAGCACTTGAATGACATCCTGAAACTGGCTGCCACTCAGGATGTGATGCCTAATATTGATGCACTTGTGAAAGCTAAAAGATGCCAGGTTTCAGGAGTAAAATAA